The Salvelinus fontinalis isolate EN_2023a unplaced genomic scaffold, ASM2944872v1 scaffold_0089, whole genome shotgun sequence genome segment agaggatgaggagggagaaacaaagaggatgaggaggagggagaaacaaagaggatgaggagggagaaacaaagaggatgaggagggagaaacaaataggatgaggagggagaaacaaagaggatgaggacggagaaacaaagaggatgaggagggagaaacaaagaggatgaggagggagaaacaaagaggacgaggagggagaaacaaagaggacgaggagggagaaacaaagaggatgaggagggagaaacaaagaggatgaggagggagaaacaaagaggatgaggagggagaaacaaagaggatgaggagggagaaacaaagaggatgaggagggagaaacaaagaggatgaggagggagaaacaaagatgatgaggaggagggagaaacaaagaggatgaggagggagaaacaaagaggatgaggacggagaaacaaagaggacgaggagggagaaacaaagaggatgaggaggagggagaaacaaagaggatgaggaggagggagaaagagtatGGAGTAGACTAGAGGACACAACACAGACATTATGTCTCTAGCAGGGAATGCTGGAGGAACAGTGAAGCAGGAGGGAACTGCTGGAGGAACAGTGAAGCAGGAGGGGATTCAGGAGGAACAGTGAAGCACCAGGGAATGCTGGAGGAACAGTGAAGCAGCTGGGAATGCTGGAGGAACAGTGAAGCACCAGGGAATGCTGGAGGAACAGTGAAGCAGCTGGGAATGCTGGAGGAACAGTGAAGCAGGAGGGAATGCTGGAGGAACAGTGAAGCACCAGGGAATGCTGGAGGAACAGTGAAGCACCAGGGAATGCTGGAGGAACAGTGAAGCAGCTGGGAATGCTGGAGGAACAGTGAAGCAGGAGGGAATGCTGGAGGAACAGTGAAGCAGGAGGGAATGCTGGAGGAACAGTGAAGCAGGAGGGATTGCTGGAGGAACAGTGAAGCAGGAGGGATTGCTGGAGGAGCAGTGAAAGTCTTTGCAGCACACGGTTCTGTACATCGTTATGTGATGGTTGCTTTTCAACAGCCACCGCGTTGACCTCTAAACTTATTGGATTTATCTACGTATTTGACTCTATTCAGAATTTCAATTGTTCGTTTAAATAACAAAATATAGTTCTTTGGAATGTCGGATAAACTCATTTCACCCTACAACCGTTATGAGAAACACCTCTAAACATTGTGCTTTGCTATAGAGAAACGTCTTTAAACGTTCTTTGTTTTTCTTACTGGTCAAATACATGTCAGTGGAAAGAAGAGTTGTGTCTAAACTAATGCTTGTCTCATGTGTCCCAGTATAAATTTCAACTGGGATTTAACAGAATATATTGTCAACCATCCATAGAAAATAAACCACATCAAGCATGCGGTTACACACTGCTACCAGCAGAGGTCACTGTTTGTTACGCTATGGGTGGAATTTGTGCCAATAAACTCTGATTCAAGGTCAGTTTGGTTGATTTTCTCCTTAAACAGTTGAAATTGGGATGGAGAGTTGATCCAAAGATCTGTGTTTAGGAGTGTGACATGATACAACACATTTTCAAGGCTGGGGGAGAAGGTGATCAACATTCATAGCATAGTCACATGttgtgcagacatttttttttaaatgtctaaaTGTGCCTATGTGTTCCTTTGTAATCTGATACCTGTGTGCTTCTCAACTGTAGATATTGATGCTTCTTTATTTGCGGCTGACGTGCTGTCGTTTGCGTGCAGCCATTTTAAGAATTCAATTCTGTATAGATATGGCAGTTAGAGTCTGGTGTCTTGCGTGCAAAGATCTGCCACAGTGTCAACCCCTCCTCCATCATTCCCATCACTGCACCAGTCACATGACAGGAACAACATGTCCACTGcaaatatcatcatcatcatcatcatcattatccccTTCATCATCACCCAATGCAGTATATGAACACACATCATAGTTTACGCAGTCGTACTTTCTATACACAttcagacagacacatagacGGACAGATAacgcccccctcctcctcccaagAGGGTTACACATCTCACTTTGAAAATCTATGCATCTTTCATATTACATTAGTCCATTTTTTTTCtctgtttgttttatttttttcccaAAAAATAAAGTATGATTGTACTATATGTGTATAGTCTTGACAGCTTCTTGGTAGAgttgacaacatacacacacacacagacacacacacacagacacacacacacacacacacacacacaggctcctgTAGAGGGACTGGATGACTGGGAGGTGAAAGAGAGAGCACCAAATATAGAAGAGGAGATGATCCAGGAAGAACAGaacgagagaaagggagagagagagagagagagagttagagagttgggggagaaggaaggagagtATTCCTTCAGAGAGAGGACTCGTACTGCAGTAGCTCATATAGGAGCGGCCCATCCCTATACCTGATGCCTGCCGCGTTGGGGCTGATGTACTGCAGCACGTTTATGGTCCTGCGGAGCCGTCGATCCACAAAGTGTACGTCCCAGGCCGGGTAACGCTTTCTGGGCATATCTATCTTGATGAGGGGCCCCTCTGGCCGGATGGGTCTCCCGGCCGCGTCCACCGGCTCTGTGGACCTCACCTGGAACACAGGTAGACAGGTATCCGTAGCCTCCTCATCCTGCCCATTGTAATCCCCCGCAAAGGCCCGTGTTGGGGTGGCTTGAGAGGCTCGGGGGCCCGGGGTGGGGGCCATGGGCTCGGCTTCGGGAGGCAAGGGGAGGCCCCACAGCAGCTCAGCGCAGCAGGAGGAGGCCAGGACCCGGAGACCGGGGCCCATGGGGTGCAACACCCCGTAATACAGCACCATGCAGGCCACGCCCGAGGCGAAGCACAAGAAGACGCCGCAGAGGGCGGAGCCGGCGTAGGCGTCGGTGGTAGCGGGGTCGCGGTAGGCGTACCAGAGAGCGGTGAGCACGGCGTTCTCCAGTAGCACCACGGTGTAGTAGGTGACCATACGGTAGCGTGTCCGACCCTCCCGCACGTTGAACCAGCAGAACACATAGACCACACCCACCACCATGTTAAACAGAATCTCCTCCCACTTGGACATGCAGAAGTCGGTGCCTCCGTGGATTATCCAGAAGGCCATAGCGCACCAGTGCATCACCACAAATATGCCAAAGTAGAGATGGAACACGGAGGCGAACAGGGCGAAGGAGAGGACCCGGGAAGAGATGGTGAAGAGGCGCCAGAACAGGTGTACCAGGGCCCCACGGTAGCTCAGACTCGTCTTGTCGTCACGGGAGTCACGCAAGAGCTTGTGATAGGAGGCCAGCACCCAGGACAGGGACAGGAGAGAGGCCAGCACAGACATACctagagagaaaggagaaggataagagagagagtgggagaaaaagagagaaaaagagagagagagagagaaagagagagagagagaaaggggga includes the following:
- the xkr6b gene encoding XK-related protein 6b isoform X1 (The sequence of the model RefSeq protein was modified relative to this genomic sequence to represent the inferred CDS: added 584 bases not found in genome assembly), yielding MAAKSDGRGVVRGFAQLHNLDEVVGTGEGDPREGSSFHICHCCNTSSCYWGCRSACLHYLHDKRRGGGGQEDARRPQQEERLWLDCLWIILALFVFFWDVGTDLALAIDYYHKHDYLWSGLTLFLVLVPSVLVQILSFRWFVQDYTGGGLGSVEGLSNRRATAGLSAQGRDRCCLLSVWLWQTLIHIFQMGQVWRYIRTMYLGIQSRRQKENQRRFYWTMMYEYADVNMLRLLETFLESAPQLVLQLCIMIQRNRVETLQCMSVLASLLSLSWVLASYHKLLRDSRDDKTSLSYRGALVHLFWRLFTISSRVLSFALFASVFHLYFGIFVVMHWCAMAFWIIHGGTDFCMSKWEEILFNMVVGVVYVFCWFNVREGRTRYRMVTYYTVVLLENAVLTALWYAYRDPATTDAYAGSALCGVFLCFASGVACMVLYYGVLHPMGPGLRVLASSCCAELLWGLPLPPEAEPMAPTPGPRASQATPTRAFAGDYNGQDEEATDTCLPVFQVRSTEPVDAAGRPIRPEGPLIKIDMPRKRYPAWDVHFVDRRLRRTINVLQYISPNAAGISHPVPLQEPVCVCVCVCVCVCVSVCVCMLSTLPRSCQDYTHIVQSYFIFWEKNKTNREKKWTNVI
- the xkr6b gene encoding XK-related protein 6b isoform X2 (The sequence of the model RefSeq protein was modified relative to this genomic sequence to represent the inferred CDS: added 584 bases not found in genome assembly), whose product is MAAKSDGRGVVRGFAQLHNLDEVVGTGEGDPREGSSFHICHCCNTSSCYWGCRSACLHYLHDKRRGGGGQEDARRPQQEERLWLDCLWIILALFVFFWDVGTDLALAIDYYHKHDYLWSGLTLFLVLVPSVLVQILSFRWFVQDYTGGGLGSVEGLSNRRATAGLSAQGRDRCCLLSVWLWQTLIHIFQMGQVWRYIRTMYLGIQSRRQKENQRRFYWTMMYEYADVNMLRLLETFLESAPQLVLQLCIMIQRNRVETLQCMSVLASLLSLSWVLASYHKLLRDSRDDKTSLSYRGALVHLFWRLFTISSRVLSFALFASVFHLYFGIFVVMHWCAMAFWIIHGGTDFCMSKWEEILFNMVVGVVYVFCWFNVREGRTRYRMVTYYTVVLLENAVLTALWYAYRDPATTDAYAGSALCGVFLCFASGVACMVLYYGVLHPMGPGLRVLASSCCAELLWGLPLPPEAEPMAPTPGPRASQATPTRAFAGDYNGQDEEATDTCLPVFQVRSTEPVDAAGRPIRPEGPLIKIDMPRKRYPAWDVHFVDRRLRRTINVLQYISPNAAGIRYRDGPLLYELLQYESSL